From a region of the Alnus glutinosa chromosome 1, dhAlnGlut1.1, whole genome shotgun sequence genome:
- the LOC133853098 gene encoding probable NADH dehydrogenase [ubiquinone] 1 alpha subcomplex subunit 12, translating to MASSVVKNALKAIREKGLGNFFRELKEEGYTKCFPDGNLLQTKIHNIGAKLVGVDKVGNRYYEKLDTQYGRHRWVEYAEKGRYNASQVPAEWHGWLHYITDNTGDELLMLKPKRYGIEHKENFSGEGEELIYHSKGHALNPGQRDWTRYQPWQPTKA from the exons ATGGCATCGTCGGTGGTGAAGAACGCGTTGAAGGCAATCAGAGAGAAAGGCCTAGGCAACTTCTTCAGGGAACTCAAGGAAGAAGGCTACAC gAAATGCTTTCCTGATGGAAACCTTTT GCAGACCAAGATCCACAATATAGGGGCTAAGCTTGTGGGTGTTGATAAAGTTGGTAACCGCTATTATGAGAAACTTGACACTCAGTATG GGCGACACAGGTGGGTGGAATATGCAGAGAAGGGTCGCTACAATGCTTCCCAGGTGCCAGCAGAATGGCATGGTTGGCTCCATTACATAACCGATAACACTGGAGATGAG CTTCTGATGCTGAAACCAAAGAGGTATGGGATTGAGCACAAGGAAAACTTTTCTGGAGAGGGTGAAGAGTTGATCTACCATTCCAAGGGACATGCCCTTAATCCAGGGCAGAGAGACTGGACCAGATACCAACCATGGCAACCCACCAAGGCTTAA